A region from the Diadema setosum chromosome 17, eeDiaSeto1, whole genome shotgun sequence genome encodes:
- the LOC140240525 gene encoding A disintegrin and metalloproteinase with thrombospondin motifs 19-like yields MRRLLPTEIIVLFLSMLAIPEGELYNISLKKGQGEHTRRKPSHHAIPPPVAGEVLPPKFVELLIIVHSDVCRYHGNGTADYITNALNQAAGLWSDVKNLGVNITLSVKKLIIVQRDLHGELPNTSNAVMALRKFCSWQKLFKVSSDLSYDAAILVTRRDIHIDDNYNATGLAYMFGGCDPDYGCAIVEDTSNMGTAITLTHEIGHILGVHHDGDFNGCPDKLNIMSGFIVSGAAAVRWSTCSTQSLLEFLRMERSRCLSEPPSTDSMRLDPAAMPGDRYDGDSQCRVAFGAGARTCPATRKSLSCQQLKCMLPTRGECFSTDRPPLDGTMCAINKWCYRGRCVPRPTNPRRENFKTTFTEITSLKLIADTPATQTTASTPRENSRTWIKRDRGD; encoded by the exons ATGAGACGTCTGCTGCCAACTGAAATCATTGTTCTGTTTCTCTCAATGCTAGCAATCCCCGAAGGAGAATTG tATAACATATCCCTAAAGAAGGGGCAAGGGGAGCACACCAGACGGAAGCCAAGCCATCACGCAATTCCGCCACCAGTAGCAG GTGAAGTCCTACCGCCGAAGTTTGTGGAACTGCTGATAATCGTACATTCCGAcgtatgccgttaccatggtaacggcaCGGCGGACTACATCACGAACGCCCTGAATCAG GCAGCGGGGTTGTGGAGCGACGTCAAGAACCTAGGGGTCAATATAACTCTCAGCGTGAAGAAACTGATAATTGTCCAGCGCGACCTGCAT GGTGAACTGCCGAATACTTCTAATGCAGTTATGGCTCTCCGAAAGTTTTGTTCCTGGCAGAAACTGTTTAAGGTTTCCAGCGATCTCAGTTACGATGCAGCCATACTAGTCACAAG GAGGGACATCCATATCGATGATAATTACAACGCCACTGGTCTGGCGTACATGTTCGGTGGATGCGACCCGGACTACGGCTGTGCTATCGTGGAGGACACGAGTAACATGGGGACAGCTATCACGCTGACACATGAAATCGGACACAT ACTAGGTGTGCATCATGATGGGGATTTCAACGGCTGTCCCGACAAACTCAACATCATGAGCGGATTCATAGTAAGTGGGGCTGCTGCGGTTCGCTGGTCCACCTGTAGCACCCAGTCCCTCTTGGAATTTCTAAG AATGGAGCGATCTCGCTGTCTCTCCGAGCCACCGTCGACGGACTCCATGCGGCTAGACCCGGCCGCCATGCCAGGAGACCGTTATGATGGGGACAGCCAATGTCGTGTGGCTTTCGGCGCAGGGGCCAGGACATGCCCAGCAACACGTAAATCG TTGTCTTGTCAGCAATTGAAATGTATGCTACCGACGCGGGGAGAGTGCTTTTCCACTGATCGGCCTCCGCTGGACGGAACAATGTGTGCAATAAACAAG TGGTGCTACCGCGGACGCTGTGTGCCGCGGCCGACAAATCCTCGCAGAGAGAATTTCAAGACAACCTTCACCGAAATCACAAGCTTGAAACTAATAGCTGATACACCTGCTACCCAGACCACTGCTTCCACTCCACGGGAAAACTCTCGAACCTGGATAAAGAGGGACCGGGGAGACTGA